One genomic window of Alphaproteobacteria bacterium includes the following:
- a CDS encoding glutathione S-transferase family protein has translation MRTLYHIWLSPFCRKVRFYMAEKSLPFELKVEKIWERRTEFFTLNPAGEVPVLVDQDGKAIVDANAICEYLEETYASPNLLGHDPHARAETRRLIAWFDGKFNREVSAYLVDEKMMKRFVGLGEPNSHAIRAGKANIGHHLDYISYLIERRNWLAGDQFTLADIAAAAHLSCIDYLGDVPWDNHPVAKQWYMRIKSRPAFRGLLADHIPGVPPPKHYAQLDF, from the coding sequence ATGCGCACTTTATACCATATCTGGCTGTCCCCTTTTTGCCGCAAGGTCCGTTTTTATATGGCGGAAAAATCCTTGCCGTTTGAATTGAAGGTGGAAAAAATTTGGGAACGGCGCACGGAATTTTTTACGCTCAATCCCGCCGGCGAGGTTCCGGTTTTGGTCGATCAAGACGGCAAGGCGATTGTCGATGCCAACGCGATTTGCGAATATCTCGAAGAAACTTACGCCAGTCCAAATTTATTGGGCCACGATCCGCATGCGCGTGCGGAAACGCGCCGCCTGATTGCGTGGTTCGACGGAAAATTCAACCGCGAGGTTAGCGCCTATCTGGTCGATGAAAAAATGATGAAACGTTTTGTGGGTTTGGGCGAACCGAACTCGCACGCGATCCGCGCCGGCAAGGCGAATATCGGCCACCATCTCGATTATATTTCTTACTTGATCGAACGGCGCAACTGGCTGGCAGGAGATCAGTTTACTTTGGCGGATATTGCGGCGGCGGCGCATTTGTCCTGTATCGATTATTTGGGCGATGTGCCGTGGGACAATCATCCTGTCGCCAAGCAATGGTATATGCGGATTAAATCGCGCCCGGCGTTTCGCGGACTTCTGGCGGATCATATTCCCGGCGTGCCGCCGCCCAAACACTACGCGCAGTTGGATTTTTAA
- a CDS encoding alpha/beta hydrolase: protein MNGSKATALAEWAQKTGHGLTRFDYSGHGQSDGKFIDGTIGQWIKDALYILDNHTVGKKILVGSSMGGWITLHLALLRPERVAGLVGIASAPDFTEELIWNVISEGAREKLLKDGVFYEPPKYDTEPTPFTKQLIEDGRKHLLLARETLPVACPVRLIHGMNDVDVPWEFSRRISEKVESDNVQIHLIKDGDHRLSRPQDIDWIFKSIEDIIR, encoded by the coding sequence ATGAATGGCAGCAAAGCGACGGCGTTAGCAGAATGGGCGCAAAAAACCGGACATGGATTGACGCGATTTGATTACAGTGGTCACGGACAGTCGGATGGAAAATTTATCGATGGTACGATCGGCCAATGGATCAAAGACGCATTGTATATTCTGGACAACCACACGGTGGGTAAAAAAATTCTTGTAGGATCGAGCATGGGCGGATGGATTACATTGCATCTTGCCTTGCTGCGTCCGGAACGTGTCGCCGGTCTGGTTGGCATCGCCAGCGCGCCGGATTTCACCGAAGAATTGATTTGGAACGTCATCAGCGAAGGCGCCCGCGAAAAATTATTGAAAGACGGCGTGTTTTACGAACCACCAAAATACGATACGGAACCAACACCATTCACCAAACAATTGATCGAAGATGGTCGCAAGCATTTATTGCTGGCGCGCGAAACGCTGCCCGTCGCCTGCCCGGTCCGGTTGATTCATGGCATGAACGATGTCGATGTGCCTTGGGAATTTTCACGCCGCATTTCTGAAAAAGTCGAAAGCGACAATGTGCAAATTCATCTGATCAAAGATGGCGATCACCGGCTAAGCCGTCCGCAGGACATAGACTGGATTTTTAAATCGATTGAGGATATCATCCGGTGA